The Sedimentibacter sp. zth1 DNA segment GCTGATTATTTGACAGAAGATGCTGTTAAAGTTCTTTATGCTGCAAAAACTAATCCGTCATATTAGCAAAGACTTGTAGATGATGCTATAGAACAAAATACAATAATAAAAATACATACGAGGAATTTTAAATATGAAAAAACTAAAAAAACTAAGCGTTATAATAATAGTAGCATTTATTATTTTTACTAGCTTATACCTTTATAAATTGATAAACAAGCCATATATTATACTGAAACAAGTATCAAATAGCTATATATATCAAATAGAAATTAAAGATAACGATAAACTTGTAACAAAAGATTTTTCTATAGATATGGCTGATAATAAGCAAAGTGAATCTATAATAGAAATTATTTACGACAATCTATTTAAGAAAGTTATTTTTATTAATGAAAAGAAAGTAGAAACAAATAATATACGCATTAAAGTTGCGGATATACCATTATCTAGTAGTGAAAAAATACATTCATCATTTGTAATCACTATTTATGAAAATGGATATGTTTATATTGAAAGTTCAGATGATGTTGGTTTAGAAACAGGTTATTATAAAATTTTCAAAAATAATTATAACAAAATTTATGAAAAATTAAAGGAAACTTGCTACAACTGACTGTCAGGTCAATTTGAGGTGCTATTTTAAATATGTATACTAGGCATTCAAATGGGTATATCTGTGTATTATTACCAGAAACTAGTTGTGAGGAATATAATATTTTATTAGATAGAGTTACGTTAGTAGGAACATTAGAAAATGATAAAATGGTTTTTTTTAGTTCTTATATATAGAATAATTTTATTACAAATAGTATTTATACGTGGTATAATAAAAAGGATATTTTATATAGGAGGAGCAAAAAGTGGCGTATAAATCATTAGAATTATTTGCAGGTGCAGGTGGACTAGCACTTGGACTTGAGCAGGCAGGATTTGAGCATATTGGATTAATTGAATTTGATAAATATGCTGCTGAAACATTAAGGTATAATAGACCTACATGGAATGTGTTATGTGAAGATGTTGAAGTTGTAGCTAATAGAGACTTAGAAAAAGAATTTGACGTTAAAAAAGGTGAGTTAGATTTATTATCAGGAGGAGCACCATGTCAGAGTTTTAGTTATGCTGGTAAAAGATTAGGTCTAGAAGATATTAGAGGTACTATGTTTTATCATTATGCGACATTTTTAATGAAACTTCAACCAAAGATGTTTTTATTTGAAAATGTTAAAGGGCTATTAACTCATGATGGTGGAAAAACGTATGAAACAATCTTAAACATATTCGAAGACGAAGGGTATAAGACGGTATATAAAGTTTTGAATGCTTGGGATTATGGAGTTGCACAAAAAAGAGAGCGATTGATAACAGTAGGTATAAGAAATGATTTATCTAATAAAATTAGTTATTCTTTTCCTCAAAAACACAAATACAAACCTGTTTTAAGAGATGTTTTGCAAGATGTTCCAAATAGTGAGTGTGCAAAATATTCTAAGTCAAAAGAAGCAATATTTGCTTTAGTACCACCAAGCGGATATTGGAAACATATAGATCCAGTTATTGCTAAAGAATATATGAAAAAATGTTGGGATATGGGTGGAGGTAGAACTGGTATCCTCAGACGACTTAGTTATGATGAACCATCATTAACAGTCTTAACTACTCCTCAAATGAAACAGACTGAAAGATGTCATCCAGAAGAGAATAGACCTTTTAGCATAAGAGAAAATGCTAGAATACAATCATTTCCGGATGAGTGGGAATTTAAAGGTAACATAAGTGCGAAATATAAGCAAATAGGTAATGCTGTACCATGCAATTTAGCAAAAGAAATAGGCATTTCGATAATAAGTAAGTTAAAAGAGGTTGAAGAAAATATGTATGATTTAGATTTTATTTCTCAAGAAAATTTTGAAAAACATGTAGCAAATACAATTAAAGAATATAAGGATGTTCTTAAATCAATTGACATAACAAAGTTTAATAGAAATATAATTGACCCAATTAAATTGTTATTTGATAAAAATGTTTTTAGGACAAGTTTCGAAGAAATTATTGATATAGAGCTCCATAGACAAAGAGATAAATCAAATAATAATTCTATAGGTTATTTTCATCAAAATATTTTTAAATATATAAATAATTGTACAGTGCCCAAACAAGGCTGGGATGTAATAGTTAAAATTCCTAATGAACCTATAATTTATGTTGAGATGAAAAACAAACATAATACTATGAACTCATCTTCTGCTCAAAAAACATATTTGCAAATGCAAAATCAAATATTGCATAGTCCAAATGATATATGTTATTTAGTAGAAGTTATTTCAAAATGTTCTAGAAATATTTCATGGGGGTGTTCTGTAAATCATAACCACCTAGAAGATGAAAGAATAAGAAAAGTTTCTATAGATAAATTTTATGAAATTGTTACTGGTGATAAAGATGCATTCTGTAAATTATGTATGCAATTACCTAAAACAATAGAAAAACTAATTAGCAATAGTAATGATTTATCAGTTCAGCAAGATACTGTGGTTGATGGATTGAAAAATATAAATCCAGATATGTTAAAAGCACTTTATTTACTTGCATTTAATACTTATGAAGGATTTAATTCACTAGGATAATTAAAAATATACGGTTTGAAAAATTAAAAGAACTATGTTAATATAAATAGCTCTTTATTATGGTTCTATAATAAATGCTGAGATGATGAAATTATTTTTCATGCACCCCAACATTTATTATAGACCCTTATATTTGTATAGTTGTCTTTTGTTTGACACTTACTATTAAATAGCAATGCTATTGGGCTTGGCTTGATGTTTACATATATAAAATAAACATTATGCTAAATTGGTGATTTGTTTATTTTATATATTCAAAAACAGTATCAAGATATTTTTGTGATATAGCGCCTGTATTTTGCATATGAATTTTCAAATATATATCAGTATCAAAATTGTTATCTTGATTTCGTGATAAATATTTGCTTATTGCTTGAAGTTCGTTAATCAACCATTCATTTTTGTTACACATCCATTTACACATAAAATTACATTGCCCTTTGCATTCTGATACTGCATTTTCCATTTTGCTAAGCATTTTCAAGCTTATTTCGTCTTTGCCACTGCTTAATTCATACTCTATATTCTTGCATTTTTTTGCATTTTCAATGGACATTAAATTCTGTGAATTCAGATACAAATGTACTTCTATTTTTTCATTAAAAAAAGATTTATTTAAATAAGTTACAATTTCATCATTCTTTTCTGGATTATAATAATATTTGCTTCTTATATTACAAGTATCAATTGCTGCATGAGAAATCCAATGAAATTGTGAAGTTTCATTCATTTGCTCTATATTAAGTTTCATAATATTTAAACTTACCCTATCCTTTGACATATCCATAAGATCTGCAAGTCTCAATAAAATCATTAAGAACTTAATATTAATAGCTTCACTTTGTCCTTTTGATTTTAGTCCATAAACATCATTTTCATCAAATCCATGTGCTGCTGATACGTTAGCAACAATATTTTTGATTGCACAGTCAATGTAATCCAAATCGCAAGTTTTTTTTATGAAATAAGCACTATTATTAGCATGCTTCGAGCGTATATCATTTTCAAAAAATGAATCTACTTTTTTATAGCAATCTAATATAAATTTCTTAACTAATAAATTTTCCGGAATATTCTTTTTTTCTTCTTGGATATTTTTGTATCTTTCTTTCCATTCTGTAAACAATACCTCTGCATCATATTCATTTATAATAAATGAATTAAAGTTAGGTTGCAATATCATTGATATGTCATGTAGATAGCAAGCCAAAAATAAAACATAATAGTCTATTGATTTAATTTTTAAAAAATCTATTGATTTACATATTGATACAGTGAAACGTATCAGTTCAACTGAATGTTCTTGATTATGCAAAGTATAAAAATATAAATGTTTTGAACCATTTTTCCAAACACTCATTATATATTTATGTGTAATGATTAATTGATCAATATAGTCAGGGTCTTTTACATAAGTTCTAAATATTGTTAGTACTTCCATTATTGAATAATCAATTTTATCGTAAGTATGATACTTTTTTGTGTCAATCATAATTGTTTCTATAAAAGATATTATTTTATTGAAATTCGAATATTTATTGCGCACATACATTAAAATTCTTAATTCATAATACTCCAAAGTTCTATTATCTAATTTGAGCATAATAGGTTTATTGGAAATACCAACAGAAAATATCTTCGAGAACAAACAATTCAAAGCTATTCTTTTAAATTCATTAGAATTATTTATGATAAATTTGGTATATTTATTAAAAGAATATCCAAAAAACATAATTGTATTATTCTTATCGGTAGTATAAATATCTTTTTTATCTTGTCTATCTTTTTTATCTTGTCTAATCATTTCTAAGACATCATCTAAAATACGTTCTCTAGAATATTTTCTATATTTTTTTATATATTTACAATCCATATATTGTAAAGAAGTATACTCATTATAAATTTCTGTAAGCTCAATATTAAATTTTAAAGTGTTAGAATAATATAAATTTTCTTCTGGTATTGTTTTTGACAGTTTATTTTCAAAATCAGATATAGATTTATATATTTCTTGCTTGTCAGAATTTGTGTTGGCGAATTTTAAAAACAAACTAGCTTCTGCAGCAAATATATCTTCATCAAATTTATTAAAAATATTTTTAACTTCTTCATCCGTAAAATCACTTTGTTTGTTAATATTATATTTTTTATAGTAATCATCCAAATCTGTATTTTCAAAATCATCGTGACTAAATTTTATTATTTTTAAGCGATACAAAAAAAATTTTTTATATCTTTTTAGCAATTTCAAATATGAAGTTAATGACTCAATTTCATTGGTAACTAAGGTAGTCGACTTAATATTATTAATTTTCTCATTTATAAATTCTATTTCTTTTTCAATTGCTTGCGAAAATAAATGCGTTTTTTCACGAATAGTCTCATCTTGCAATTCGTCTATTGCAGTTGCAATATCAAAAGAAACTGTAGATGTACCTAAATTTATTTGTTTCAAAAATCTTCTTCCATATTTTTTATCATGTTGCATGTCTGATGATATACTTTTACCGTTTTCATGTATTTTAATTTTATAATGATTGAAAGTATTTTCTTCACAATGTTCTTTAATAGTTTTTGTAAATATCTCATTAATTTTAGTATTAAGTGTAATAATAACACTTTCAAAATTTTTGCTTTTTGCATTTTCGTTGTTTGTATATATTACAGAGTCATCAACATAATAGAAAGCTTTGCCATCAAATTTTTTGCTAATTTCTTTTGCAATTTCAGCCATGCAAATATTTCCAAAATAATATGCTTGAGGTAGTCCTTGCGGTATACCTAATGAGGGATAAACCTTTTTTTTGATCAAGATATTCAGATTCGCAAGTTCATCTTCAAAATATGTTTCTCCTAGCGGGTAATAAGATTTGTAGCTTCTCTTAATATTTTTGATATTAAAAAATAGCAATTTTTTCAATATGGTTTTGAGGTCTTCAGCATCATCTTGAAACACTACTGATAGCTTATTAAAAAGAATATTATATATAATTTCTGGATTTATTGAAGGAAAAAAGTTTTCTAAATCTAAACAAACTTCATACTTATATTCACCTGTTTTTTCATAAGTGTTATAAGCATCAATAACATCTTGACTATATTCTTTATATTTAGCATGCCAATCATAGAATATATTTTTTACGTCAGTTGACGGTATATTACCATAAAAGTTTGATGGTAATAACTCGCTAATATCAGATAATTTTCTTTGACCTTTGGAATCATCAAATGCTATTATATTAAGCAAAGATACAATGCAGATTTGTGTTGTCAAATCTGCAGTATGAATTGGTCTATATTCGATTTTTTTGTCTTTATATTTTTTCATTTTAAAATATATTTGTATATCAAAAAGTTTGCCCGTATTTAATATCTCTTTTAGTTGATTTTTACAATTATTTATAACTGTGTCAATAAGATCAAAATTATATTTATCCTGTAATTGTTCAAATAGCTTTCTATCTGTTTTAGACATCAATCCCTTTTCAAAAACATATGAATTAAGTGAATAGATTGCATTATAGATATTTTGAGAAGATGTTACACTTTTAAAAAGTTTATTCTCTTTCATTATTTTTCATCCTTTCTATAATTTCATCACAATCATCTATAAAAAGTTGTATCTTTTTCCTCATTTGATTTTGTTCATCAGTATTGTAGAACAACATGTGAAAATTATTATAAAATAACCTTATAGTACTTGCTTTTTTAATACTATATAAATCATTGCAAATAATATATTTACTTGTTTTATTTTTTATTTCATTTAGCTCTGATTGTATTATTTTAGTTGATTGCAATAAACTACACAATTCAGCATAGCTAAATCCTTTGTTTTTAAACAATGATGTAGTGATGATATAGTCATCAATGACAGCAAACCAATACCCATTTTTATATTTTAGAGTTTTAAAACCATTGATCAAGCTATTACATACATCAAATTTATTTTTCAACACATCGATATTATTTTTGAACTTGTCTAACAAATCCAAAATATATGTTTTATTATAAAAATAATTAGGGTTTGATGTAAGAAATAAGTTAAACAATTTAATTATGGTATCATCAGATAAGTCTAATTTCATTCCATTATCAATTATTTTACAATCAATTGCTTTTGCATCAATACCATTTGTTTTATCCATTTTTATTTCCTCCTGATAACAATGATGTAAACAACACAATTACCTTTATGTTACTACTATATACATTTTTTAACAATAAATTATTTGTTAGAAATATGATTGTACATTCTAAAACAAGTAAAGAATTTAAAGTTGTCAAGTGCCACTGGGGATGCATACCTTTAGTTGTGTGAATAATTTTGTAAAACTTTAAGCTATTGAATATGTAATTTAATATTTATTTTGCTTTTTCAATTGCTTACAATGAATTAATATCATTTATGTCTAAATCAATTTTATTACCACCTATATGTCTCATGTAATATTTTTTCATATTTTCACTCATTAAATCATAAAGTATTTCATCTGGATCATCTACAACATAATTTCTACTTTGTATAGGATGATTTACTATATCTTAATTATATATTTTTATAGTTTTTTGCGTGCAAATAGTGTTTTCTATTTTCTATTTTCTTTTTTGTTTCTTTAATTTTTTCTCCATCCTATATTTATCCAACAGCACAATGTTTTCACATTTTGAAAATTTTCTTCAGTTTTTAGTATTTCTAGATATTCTAATAATTTTTTTTTATTTTCTTCAGTTAAATTATCAATATCATTAAGTAGTAAGTGGTCATTTTTCTTCATATATGCCCCTGATTTTGCAAAATGTGACATTGATAAGCGAAAAATAAACCTACAGCTTCTATTAGATGTAGGTAAAAATACGTTATGTTAAAGTATAAGCTATCAAATATATGTTTAAAACTTTATTTTGCTTCTTTATCTAAGTTTTTGTTATTTTCTTCTTTGGTTGAATTAATAATAAATTTATGTATTTAATAAATCTATCCTGACTCTTATCTGAAAAGTTTTCAAATTCTGATACTATTTTATCAGTATCGTATTCAACTGGTTGTTTATTTACTTCAGGATTATCTGTTCTGCCAAGCAAATAATCAACAGAACACTCAAGATAGTTGGCGATTTTAGCAAGATTTTCAGATTTAGGAGTTGAACCTCCAGATTGTATAGAAGATAATGTATTTTTGCTTAAATTACATCTATCTAAAAGTAATTTAATTTGCATATTCTTTTGTTTAGCAATAGCTTTAATTCTATTAGCAATAAAATTTGATTCATGTATAATAAACTCCTGTTCAAAATCCCAAAAAATTTGGATAAAATATAATTGTAATCAAACTAAACAATCATGTGATGCTATTATAAAACCACAAAAAATTTTCTATAAATCTATTGACTGTCTGCTGGAACAGATAGTTGATAGATAAAAATACAATCATTACCAAAAGTATAACAGAAAAATACTCAAAAGTGAATTATTTTTATTGACAAGTAATAATAAAAACTAACACTGTCCCCAGTGGGGACAGATAAAAAATTTATTTTTTTGCTTCTATGTTGTTTGCTTTTTCAAAGTTGATAGTTCTGTAATTGGGTAAAATTTTAAAGTTTTCTTTTTTATAGTTTCTTTTAAACTAGTTGAAAAATCAGTATCTTCTATTGTGCTGTGATTGAATTTTATAAACCTAAAAACTAAAAAAATCGACAAACGCTTCATTTTCTTTCTCACTCTCTTTCCTTCTAATTTCAATTGAAGAAAATACATTCTGTGTTTGTTGCGATGTTAATAATTCCTCAGGAGAATAAGATGTAATATCACCTTCATCATCTCTACAATATATATACTTATCATCAATATTAAATACTGATAGTTTAGGAGGAGATGGCAACTTCTCTTTAGATTTTAAAATCACTATGTCACCTTTATTAAATTTATTAATATTTTCATTTGGTGGGTTTTTATATGTATCAAATTCCTTTTTTAGTTTACTATGTTTTTTAATTAGTATAATTAAATTCCATAAAACAACTATACTTATTATTAAAAAGAAAATTATTATTGGTAAACTTATTGTGATACTTATAGTAGATATACTTTTAAATAAACTAAGTATTCTTGTTATAATAAAACCTACTATAATTAAAATTATATTTTTAAAATTATCTTTCACTAAATCTCTGACACTTTCACCTAGCAATTTTTTAATCTTCACATTTTACCTCCTTCACTACACTTAATGTTTAGTTCATATATGAATTGATATGAAATATTAATAATTAGTTTTAAAATTAAAGTATATTACCACTAAATAGTGCTCAATTTCACCTAACGGTCTGGTGTTCACGACGTTTCCCAACGTTACAGGTAGTTCTCAAACCTTAGATAACTCTTATCTTAGGTTTGAGACTGCCGACTCGGTTAGCTGGGGAATGTGGTGCTGACTTACCTTATCAACGTTCTTCTCGGCACCCTTGCGTGAACATATTGTTAGATGTTGGACTAATGTAAACTTCTTGACTCTCTATCATTTTTTATTTAATAGATTAACTTCATATTATGCTCATATATCGTATCAATAATTAAAACTCCTTCTTATAAATCAACATTCCATTTCCATAGGGATCATCCTCAGCTCCAAATTCTTTATCCACGAATTTGTATCCGTTTTTTTCTAAAACTCTAACAGAAGACTTATTACCATTCATTACACGACCATATAAAACATTTATTCTAAATGTCTCAATTATATATTCTGTCATTGCTTTTAAAACTTCTGTGGCATAGCCTTTCCCACTATACTTTTTACAAATTGTATAGCCGATCTCAACCTCTTCATTATTTCCTTCAACTTCGTTTACACCTGTATCTCCTACCAAGTCTCCTGTTTCTTTTAACTCAACAGCTAATACATATGGCAAATGCTTATTATTCACACAATTTATATAAAAATCAATAGCATCTTTCGCCTCAATAATATCCGCATAGCTTTCGTTTGGGATCCATTTCTTTACTTCATCTTCCATATGATTTTTATATAAAGATTGTGCATCCTCTATTTTGAATTTCCTAATTTTCAAATGCTCTGTTTCAAATATATAATCCATCTTTCTTCTCCTTAAAACTCTATTCTTATTATTTATAAATAATCTTTGCTAACTTAATAGCTATTTTAAATACTATAAACTATATTTAATTTATCCCTAAAAATACACTCTGAAATTACATTAGTCTTTCGTCTAACGGTCTGTGTTCACGACGTTTCCCAGCGTTACAGGTGTTCTGCGACCCTAGATAACTCCTATCTTGGGTTGCAGGGCACCGACTCGGTTAGCTGGGGAATGTGGTGCTGACTTTCCCCTAGCTGGCTTGTCTACTTTGACTTTCTCTACCAGGTGACGCTCCCTCTGGCACCCGTAGCTGTAACATGTTGTTAGGTGTTGAAATAGTATAAGCTACCTGACTATCATCCAATCAAAAAGTATTATCTTTTAACTTTTTATTTTTTAATTGACTTGTCAACTCAATTAAGATAAAATAATAATTGACTAGTCAATTCAATTGGAGGTTTTATTATGAATTACGTTAGTGCAAAACAAATTTCTATGTTATACAGAAAATTTCAAAAATATATAAACAATAATTTAAAGAAATATGATATTGGATCATCTGAATATTCATATCTTTTACTGCTTTATGAAAACAATAATATGTTATCTCAAGATGATCTACACAAACTATCTAATATTGATAGAGCAGCAGTTACTAGAGCTATTTCTTCATTAGAGAAAAAAGGTTATGTTATTAAAAGTTCAAGTAAAACTAATTCAAGACACAATATTATAGAATTAACTGATAAAGCAATTTCAATAAAAACCAACATATTTGATGTCATAAATAAATGGAATAAGCTTATTCACAGTGACATTTCAACAGAAAAACTTAATATTACTATTGATTCACTAAATAAAATGTTAAAAAACACGGAGGAAAATTAAATGAAAAAAAAATTACTTGTAGCATTTATAACTTCAATTTTAATGGCTATGCTTATGTCATTTGTAATGACTGTGTCTAAAATTGGTTTTAATAAAAACCTTATCACAGCATGGCTAAATTCTTGGTTTATCGGAATCATTGTAGCATTTCCTTTATCTTTCTTTTTACCACCTTTTATAAATAAGATAATTAACAAATTCATTGATTAACTAAATAGCAATAAGGATAGTGATATTTTGACTTAAAGTATTGCTATTTTATTATACTATTTTTTCACCTAACGGTCTTGTGTTCCCGACGTTTCCCAGCGTTACAGGTGTTCTGCGACCCTAGATAACTCCTATCTTGGGTTGCAGGGCACCGACTCGGTTAGCTGGGGAATGTGGTGCTGACTTTCCCACTGCTGGCTTGTCTACTTTGACTCCCTATCCAGCTAACGTTCCTCTAGCACCCGAAGCGGGAACATATTGTTAGATGTTGTAATTACAAGTGACCCTAGCAAAACCTTGTTAATGCAACTAACTCATATTTGTATATGTTTATAAATCTTTTTTTGAAAATTTACATTTCTTCCGTTTATTATATATTTTCTTCTAACTCATTTAACACTTTTTAACTAAAATATATAATTTCTTCTTTTATCACAGAATTTTAAAAAATTTCTTTTAAAGTTTGTAATTCCGCAATAACTTTTTTAATCATAAGTTTTATATTTCAATTTCTTTTCATTTTCCTTATTCTATGTTGAAATATAAATACTTATCGCTTCTTTCAAACAGCTAACTAACTAGTTTCAAACTTTATTATCCTTTTTGATACATAATATAATTTCATGTTCTTTCGAAATTCTATTATACTTTTTTAAAATTCATATAATCAAATTAGATCAATTCAATAAATTTTCAAAATCTATTATATCTGCTTTTATTTATAAACATCACTCTTCTATCTTTCTTTTACAAATATGTGTTTCGTTATACATGCCACTACCTTTAAATATTAAATTAAAGTATATACTTTTGTTGCCTAAAAGATTGTAATTATGTCATCTAACTACTACTTTCACAAACCAATGGTTCGCTAAAGTGGCTTAAATTATATTTATTGTGAATAATAGTTTCATAACTCATTATCGTTCTTATTATTTAATTCTTGAAAATTTTCTTCTTTTTCAAGTAACTTCAAGTATTTTAATAATTTTTTTTTATTTTCTTCAGTTAAATTATCAATATCATTAAGTAGTATGTGGTCATTTTTCTTCATATATGAACCTAATTATGCAAAATGTGACATTGATAAGCGAAAAATAAACCTACAGCTTTTATTAGATGTAGGTAAAAATACGTTATGTTAAAGTATAAGCTATCAAATATATGTTTAAAACTTTATTTTGCTTCATTATCTATGTTTTTGTTATTCTCTTCTTTTTGTTGAATTAATAGTAAATTCATGTATTTAATAAAACTATCTTGACTCTTATCTGATAAGTTTTCAAATCTTTCTATTATTTCATCAGTATCATGTTCAACTGGTTGGATATTTACTTCAGGATTATCTGTTCTGCCAAGTAAATAGTCTACAGAGCAATCAAGATAATCGGCGATTTTAGCAAGATTTTCAGATTTAGGAGTTGAACCTCCAGATTGCATGGAAGACAATGTATTTTTGCTTAAATTACATTTATCTAAAAGTAATTTAATTTGCATATTCTTTTTTTTAGCAATAGCTTTAATTCTATTAGCAATGAAATTCGATTCATACATAATAAACTCCTGTTTTAAATCCCAAAATATTTGGATAAGTTCTTGACAATCCCAAAACATTGGGATAAAATATAATTGTAATTAAAAGTAGCCATCAATTATATTGTAAAAATTGTTTAGTTGCTTTTAAGGTGGTGATATGTTGCATAATAAAATAAAAATAGAACGAAAAAACATATGTTTAACTCAATATCAAAAGGCAGATATGTTAAAAGTGTCATTAAGAACATATCAAAGGATAGAGAGTAATCAAACTAAACCATCATGTGGTGCTATTAAAAACTACAAAAATTTTTCAACAAATCTATTGACTGTCTGCTGGAACAGACAGTTGATAGATAAAAATATAATCGTTATCAAAAGTATAACAGAAAAATACCCAAAAGTGAATTATTTTTATTGACAAGTAATAATAAA contains these protein-coding regions:
- a CDS encoding helix-turn-helix transcriptional regulator, giving the protein MLHNKIKIERKNICLTQYQKADMLKVSLRTYQRIESNQTKPSCGAIKNYKNFSTNLLTVCWNRQLIDKNIIVIKSITEKYPKVNYFY
- a CDS encoding Eco47II family restriction endonuclease, which encodes MYDLDFISQENFEKHVANTIKEYKDVLKSIDITKFNRNIIDPIKLLFDKNVFRTSFEEIIDIELHRQRDKSNNNSIGYFHQNIFKYINNCTVPKQGWDVIVKIPNEPIIYVEMKNKHNTMNSSSAQKTYLQMQNQILHSPNDICYLVEVISKCSRNISWGCSVNHNHLEDERIRKVSIDKFYEIVTGDKDAFCKLCMQLPKTIEKLISNSNDLSVQQDTVVDGLKNINPDMLKALYLLAFNTYEGFNSLG
- a CDS encoding DUF2798 domain-containing protein; translation: MKKKLLVAFITSILMAMLMSFVMTVSKIGFNKNLITAWLNSWFIGIIVAFPLSFFLPPFINKIINKFID
- a CDS encoding GNAT family N-acetyltransferase — encoded protein: MDYIFETEHLKIRKFKIEDAQSLYKNHMEDEVKKWIPNESYADIIEAKDAIDFYINCVNNKHLPYVLAVELKETGDLVGDTGVNEVEGNNEEVEIGYTICKKYSGKGYATEVLKAMTEYIIETFRINVLYGRVMNGNKSSVRVLEKNGYKFVDKEFGAEDDPYGNGMLIYKKEF
- a CDS encoding MarR family winged helix-turn-helix transcriptional regulator yields the protein MNYVSAKQISMLYRKFQKYINNNLKKYDIGSSEYSYLLLLYENNNMLSQDDLHKLSNIDRAAVTRAISSLEKKGYVIKSSSKTNSRHNIIELTDKAISIKTNIFDVINKWNKLIHSDISTEKLNITIDSLNKMLKNTEEN
- a CDS encoding reverse transcriptase domain-containing protein, with translation MKENKLFKSVTSSQNIYNAIYSLNSYVFEKGLMSKTDRKLFEQLQDKYNFDLIDTVINNCKNQLKEILNTGKLFDIQIYFKMKKYKDKKIEYRPIHTADLTTQICIVSLLNIIAFDDSKGQRKLSDISELLPSNFYGNIPSTDVKNIFYDWHAKYKEYSQDVIDAYNTYEKTGEYKYEVCLDLENFFPSINPEIIYNILFNKLSVVFQDDAEDLKTILKKLLFFNIKNIKRSYKSYYPLGETYFEDELANLNILIKKKVYPSLGIPQGLPQAYYFGNICMAEIAKEISKKFDGKAFYYVDDSVIYTNNENAKSKNFESVIITLNTKINEIFTKTIKEHCEENTFNHYKIKIHENGKSISSDMQHDKKYGRRFLKQINLGTSTVSFDIATAIDELQDETIREKTHLFSQAIEKEIEFINEKINNIKSTTLVTNEIESLTSYLKLLKRYKKFFLYRLKIIKFSHDDFENTDLDDYYKKYNINKQSDFTDEEVKNIFNKFDEDIFAAEASLFLKFANTNSDKQEIYKSISDFENKLSKTIPEENLYYSNTLKFNIELTEIYNEYTSLQYMDCKYIKKYRKYSRERILDDVLEMIRQDKKDRQDKKDIYTTDKNNTIMFFGYSFNKYTKFIINNSNEFKRIALNCLFSKIFSVGISNKPIMLKLDNRTLEYYELRILMYVRNKYSNFNKIISFIETIMIDTKKYHTYDKIDYSIMEVLTIFRTYVKDPDYIDQLIITHKYIMSVWKNGSKHLYFYTLHNQEHSVELIRFTVSICKSIDFLKIKSIDYYVLFLACYLHDISMILQPNFNSFIINEYDAEVLFTEWKERYKNIQEEKKNIPENLLVKKFILDCYKKVDSFFENDIRSKHANNSAYFIKKTCDLDYIDCAIKNIVANVSAAHGFDENDVYGLKSKGQSEAINIKFLMILLRLADLMDMSKDRVSLNIMKLNIEQMNETSQFHWISHAAIDTCNIRSKYYYNPEKNDEIVTYLNKSFFNEKIEVHLYLNSQNLMSIENAKKCKNIEYELSSGKDEISLKMLSKMENAVSECKGQCNFMCKWMCNKNEWLINELQAISKYLSRNQDNNFDTDIYLKIHMQNTGAISQKYLDTVFEYIK
- a CDS encoding helix-turn-helix domain-containing protein, producing the protein MYESNFIANRIKAIAKKKNMQIKLLLDKCNLSKNTLSSMQSGGSTPKSENLAKIADYLDCSVDYLLGRTDNPEVNIQPVEHDTDEIIERFENLSDKSQDSFIKYMNLLLIQQKEENNKNIDNEAK
- a CDS encoding helix-turn-helix transcriptional regulator, coding for MQIKLLLDRCNLSKNTLSSIQSGGSTPKSENLAKIANYLECSVDYLLGRTDNPEVNKQPVEYDTDKIVSEFENFSDKSQDRFIKYINLLLIQPKKKITKT